A window from Thermodesulfobacteriota bacterium encodes these proteins:
- a CDS encoding transposase, giving the protein ATAVVQRYRSRWIIETLFQDLKQHCGFSHYQGRSLEGAYRHFALCFVALIILDVMRKKDGKSLREEKTRLSSTFFIVDETGHYHPAVLQSATEEEFVSLKTVTNAVREQVRDSLPPDYNILLKLAA; this is encoded by the coding sequence TGCCACGGCAGTCGTTCAACGGTATAGAAGCCGATGGATAATTGAGACACTCTTTCAGGACCTGAAACAGCATTGTGGTTTCTCTCATTATCAGGGCAGGTCGCTTGAGGGCGCATATCGTCACTTTGCTCTCTGCTTCGTTGCCCTTATCATACTTGATGTTATGAGGAAGAAGGATGGTAAAAGCCTGAGGGAAGAAAAGACCAGGCTGAGCAGTACGTTCTTTATCGTTGATGAAACTGGTCATTACCATCCGGCTGTTCTCCAATCTGCGACGGAGGAAGAGTTTGTGAGCCTGAAAACAGTGACAAATGCTGTGAGAGAGCAGGTTCGTGATTCATTG